A single window of Pseudoduganella plicata DNA harbors:
- the alaS gene encoding alanine--tRNA ligase has translation MKSSEIREKFLKFFESKGHTIVRSSPLVPGNDPTMLLTNSGMVQFKDVFLGLDTRPYSRATSVQRCVRAGGKHNDLENVGYTARHHTFFEMLGNFSFGDYFKRDAIAYAWELLTKVYLLPAEKLTVTVYQEDDEAYDIWANEIGVPKERIIRIGDNKGARYASDNFWQMADTGPCGPCTEIFYDHGAEIFGGPPGSPDEDGDRFIEIWNLVFMQFNRDEAGNMTKLPKPCVDTGMGMERLAAVLQHVHSNYEIDLFQNLIKAAARETGVTDLESKSLRVIADHIRAASFLIVDGIIPSSEGHGYVLRRIIRRALRHGHKLGQTKPFFYKLAADLNTEMGTAYPELADKLSYVQQVLKTEEERFGETLENGMKILEAQLGKDPHKLDGATAFTLYDTYGFPLDLTADICRERGVTLDEAGFAEAMENQKKTARAAGKFKMAANVEYSGAKTSFVGYEQLHFDSTVIALYSNGAPVQELNAGEQGIVVLDTTPFYAESGGQVGDQGAIQSATAKFAVDDTLKIQADVFGQHGVLDSGTLKVGDKVSALVDTEKRNRTIRNHSATHLMHKALREVLGGHVAQKGSLVDPDKTRFDFSHNAPVTAEQIAQVEALVNKEILENHPTKAQHMSFDDAVKHGAMALFGEKYGDQVRVLDIGTSKELCGGVHVNRTGDIGLFKIVSEGGVAAGIRRIEAVTGEGALALVQSMARRLNEAAAALKATPEEITSRIGQVQDQVKSLERELNALKSKLASGQGDELATKAVDVKGIKVLAATMEGADVAALRETMDKLKDKLKTAAIVLASVADGKVSLIAGVTADSIGKVKAGELVNFVAQQVGGKGGGRPDMAQAGGTNPAGLPDALAGVAGWVEAKL, from the coding sequence ATGAAATCATCTGAAATCCGCGAGAAGTTCCTCAAATTCTTCGAGTCCAAGGGTCACACGATCGTCCGCTCCAGCCCGCTGGTGCCTGGCAACGATCCGACCATGCTGCTGACGAACTCCGGCATGGTGCAGTTCAAGGACGTGTTCCTGGGCCTGGATACGCGTCCGTATTCGCGCGCCACGTCCGTGCAGCGCTGCGTGCGCGCCGGTGGCAAGCACAACGACCTGGAAAACGTGGGCTACACGGCGCGTCACCACACGTTCTTCGAGATGCTGGGTAACTTCAGCTTCGGCGACTACTTCAAGCGCGACGCCATCGCCTACGCCTGGGAACTGCTGACGAAAGTGTACCTGCTGCCGGCCGAGAAGCTGACCGTCACCGTCTACCAGGAAGACGACGAAGCGTACGACATCTGGGCCAACGAGATCGGCGTGCCGAAAGAGCGCATCATCCGCATCGGCGACAACAAGGGCGCCCGCTACGCTTCCGATAACTTCTGGCAGATGGCCGACACCGGCCCGTGCGGCCCGTGCACCGAGATCTTCTACGACCATGGCGCGGAAATCTTCGGCGGCCCTCCGGGTTCGCCGGACGAAGACGGCGACCGCTTCATCGAAATCTGGAACCTGGTGTTCATGCAGTTCAACCGCGACGAAGCGGGCAACATGACGAAGCTGCCGAAGCCTTGCGTGGACACGGGCATGGGCATGGAACGCCTGGCCGCCGTGCTGCAGCACGTGCACAGCAACTATGAGATCGACCTGTTCCAGAACCTGATCAAGGCGGCCGCACGCGAAACGGGCGTGACGGACCTGGAAAGCAAGTCGCTGCGCGTCATCGCCGACCATATCCGCGCCGCGTCGTTCCTGATCGTCGACGGCATCATCCCGAGCTCGGAAGGCCACGGCTACGTCCTGCGCCGCATCATCCGCCGCGCGCTGCGTCATGGCCACAAGCTGGGCCAGACCAAGCCGTTCTTCTACAAGCTGGCCGCCGACCTGAACACGGAAATGGGCACCGCCTATCCGGAGCTGGCCGACAAGCTGTCGTACGTCCAGCAGGTGCTGAAAACGGAAGAAGAGCGCTTCGGCGAAACGCTGGAAAACGGCATGAAGATCCTGGAAGCGCAGCTGGGCAAGGATCCCCACAAGCTCGATGGCGCCACCGCCTTCACGCTGTACGACACCTACGGCTTCCCGCTGGACCTGACGGCGGACATCTGCCGCGAGCGTGGCGTCACGCTGGACGAAGCCGGCTTCGCCGAGGCGATGGAAAACCAGAAGAAGACGGCGCGCGCGGCCGGCAAATTCAAGATGGCCGCCAATGTGGAATACAGCGGCGCCAAGACGAGTTTCGTCGGCTACGAGCAGCTCCATTTCGATTCGACCGTCATCGCGCTGTACAGCAACGGTGCGCCGGTGCAGGAACTGAACGCGGGCGAGCAGGGCATCGTCGTGCTGGACACGACGCCGTTCTACGCGGAATCGGGCGGCCAGGTGGGCGACCAGGGCGCCATCCAGAGCGCGACCGCGAAGTTCGCCGTGGACGACACGCTGAAGATCCAGGCGGACGTGTTCGGCCAGCACGGTGTGCTCGACAGCGGCACGCTGAAAGTGGGCGACAAGGTCTCGGCACTGGTCGACACGGAAAAGCGCAACCGCACGATCCGCAATCACTCGGCAACGCACCTGATGCACAAGGCGCTGCGCGAAGTGCTGGGAGGCCACGTGGCGCAGAAAGGCTCGCTGGTCGATCCTGACAAAACCCGTTTCGACTTCAGCCACAACGCGCCCGTGACGGCCGAGCAGATTGCCCAGGTCGAAGCGCTGGTGAATAAAGAGATCCTGGAGAACCATCCGACCAAGGCCCAGCACATGTCGTTCGACGACGCCGTCAAGCATGGCGCCATGGCGCTGTTCGGCGAGAAGTACGGCGACCAGGTGCGCGTGCTGGACATCGGCACGTCCAAAGAGCTGTGCGGCGGCGTGCACGTCAACCGCACGGGCGACATTGGCCTCTTCAAGATCGTTTCCGAAGGCGGCGTCGCGGCCGGCATCCGCCGTATCGAAGCGGTGACGGGCGAAGGCGCGCTGGCGCTGGTGCAGTCGATGGCGCGCCGTCTGAACGAAGCGGCGGCGGCTCTGAAGGCCACGCCGGAAGAAATCACGAGCCGCATCGGCCAGGTACAGGACCAGGTCAAGTCGCTGGAGCGGGAACTGAACGCGCTGAAGTCGAAGCTGGCCTCGGGCCAGGGCGACGAGCTGGCGACCAAAGCCGTCGACGTCAAGGGCATCAAGGTGCTGGCGGCAACGATGGAAGGCGCCGACGTGGCGGCGCTGCGCGAGACGATGGACAAGCTGAAGGACAAGCTGAAGACGGCCGCCATCGTGCTGGCCAGCGTGGCCGACGGCAAGGTCAGCCTGATCGCCGGCGTCACCGCCGATTCGATCGGCAAGGTCAAGGCAGGCGAGCTGGTCAACTTCGTCGCCCAGCAGGTGGGCGGCAAGGGCGGCGGCCGTCCGGACATGGCGCAGGCGGGCGGCACCAACCCGGCCGGTCTGCCTGATGCGCTGGCTGGCGTGGCCGGCTGGGTCGAGGCCAAGCTGTAA
- a CDS encoding sulfurtransferase TusA family protein: protein MEFHKELDARGLNCPLPILKAKKALAELESGQVLRIMATDPGSVRDFQAFAKQTGNPLLSHVQHGAEFTFLMQRK, encoded by the coding sequence ATGGAATTTCACAAGGAACTCGATGCACGGGGCCTGAACTGCCCGCTGCCGATCCTGAAAGCAAAAAAGGCGCTTGCCGAACTGGAAAGCGGCCAGGTGCTGCGCATCATGGCGACCGACCCCGGTTCCGTGCGCGACTTCCAGGCGTTCGCCAAGCAAACGGGCAACCCGCTGCTGTCGCACGTCCAGCATGGGGCCGAGTTTACCTTCCTCATGCAACGCAAGTAA
- a CDS encoding electron transfer flavoprotein subunit beta/FixA family protein, protein MKVLVPVKRVVDYNVKVRVKSDGTGVDIANVKMSMNPFDEIAMEEATRLKEAGKVTEVVAVSCGVTQCQETLRTGMAIGADRGILVETTADLEPLAVAKLLKALTDKEQPQLIILGKQAIDDDSNQTGQMLAALLGWPQATFASKVVLEDGKATVTREVDGGLETVALTLPAIVTTDLRLNEPRYVTLPNIMKAKKKPLETIKPEDLGVDVAPRLKTLKVVEPAKRSAGIKVPDVATLVSKLRTEAKVI, encoded by the coding sequence ATGAAAGTCCTGGTACCTGTCAAACGCGTGGTCGACTACAACGTCAAGGTACGCGTCAAGTCTGACGGCACTGGCGTCGATATCGCCAACGTCAAAATGTCGATGAACCCGTTCGACGAGATCGCAATGGAAGAGGCGACCCGCCTGAAAGAAGCGGGCAAAGTGACCGAAGTGGTGGCCGTCTCCTGCGGCGTGACGCAGTGCCAGGAAACGCTGCGCACGGGCATGGCGATCGGTGCCGACCGCGGCATCCTGGTGGAAACCACCGCCGACCTGGAGCCGCTGGCAGTGGCCAAGCTGCTCAAGGCGCTGACCGACAAGGAGCAGCCGCAGCTGATCATCCTGGGCAAGCAGGCCATCGACGACGACTCCAACCAGACCGGCCAGATGCTGGCAGCCCTGCTGGGCTGGCCACAGGCGACGTTTGCGTCGAAAGTGGTGCTGGAAGACGGCAAGGCAACCGTGACGCGCGAAGTGGACGGGGGCCTGGAAACGGTGGCCCTGACGCTGCCGGCCATCGTCACCACCGACCTGCGCCTGAACGAGCCGCGCTACGTGACGCTGCCGAACATCATGAAGGCCAAGAAGAAGCCGCTGGAAACGATCAAGCCGGAAGACCTGGGCGTGGACGTGGCGCCGCGCCTGAAGACGCTGAAGGTCGTCGAGCCGGCCAAGCGCTCCGCCGGCATCAAGGTACCGGACGTGGCAACGCTGGTGTCTAAGCTGCGCACCGAAGCCAAAGTCATCTAA
- a CDS encoding electron transfer flavoprotein subunit alpha/FixB family protein: MVALVIAEHDNASLKGSTHHTVTAAAQAGGEVHVLVAGSNAGAAAQQAAQIAGVTKVLVADAPHFADGLAENVAEQILAIAGNYSHILAPATAYGKNILPRVAAKLDVAQISEITKVDAPDTFERPIYAGNAIATVQSSDKVKVITVRTTGFDAAAATGGSAATENVTAVGDVGKSSFVGRELAKSDRPELTAAKIIVSGGRGIGSADNFKLLEPLADKLGAAMGASRAAVDAGFVPNDWQVGQTGKIVAPSLYVAVGISGAIQHLAGMKDSKTIVAINKDPEAPIFSVADYGIVGDLFEIVPQLVKELG, encoded by the coding sequence ATGGTCGCACTCGTCATCGCAGAACACGACAACGCCAGCCTGAAAGGCAGCACCCACCACACCGTCACCGCGGCAGCACAAGCCGGTGGCGAAGTCCACGTCCTCGTCGCCGGCTCGAACGCCGGCGCCGCGGCGCAGCAGGCCGCGCAGATCGCTGGCGTCACCAAGGTGCTGGTCGCCGATGCACCGCACTTTGCCGACGGCCTGGCCGAAAACGTGGCCGAGCAGATCCTGGCCATCGCCGGCAACTACAGCCACATCCTGGCGCCAGCCACCGCCTACGGCAAGAACATCCTGCCGCGTGTGGCCGCCAAGCTGGACGTCGCGCAGATCTCCGAAATCACCAAGGTCGATGCGCCCGACACGTTCGAGCGCCCGATCTACGCCGGTAACGCCATCGCCACCGTGCAGTCGTCGGACAAGGTGAAAGTCATCACGGTCCGTACCACGGGCTTCGACGCCGCTGCCGCCACCGGCGGTTCGGCCGCCACGGAAAACGTGACGGCAGTGGGCGACGTCGGCAAGTCGTCGTTCGTCGGCCGCGAACTGGCCAAGTCGGACCGTCCCGAGCTGACGGCCGCCAAGATCATCGTTTCGGGCGGCCGCGGTATCGGCTCGGCCGACAACTTCAAGCTGCTCGAACCGCTGGCCGACAAGCTGGGCGCGGCCATGGGCGCCTCGCGCGCTGCGGTGGACGCGGGCTTCGTGCCGAACGACTGGCAGGTAGGCCAGACCGGCAAGATCGTCGCGCCTTCGCTGTACGTCGCCGTCGGCATCTCCGGCGCGATCCAGCATCTGGCCGGCATGAAGGATTCGAAGACGATCGTGGCGATCAACAAGGATCCGGAAGCGCCGATCTTCTCGGTGGCCGACTACGGCATCGTGGGCGACCTGTTCGAGATCGTGCCGCAACTGGTCAAAGAGCTGGGCTAA
- a CDS encoding acyl-CoA dehydrogenase, whose amino-acid sequence MPYTAPLKDMLFVMNELANLSAVSALPGCEDATPETVEAVLEENAKFVSGVIAPLNHAGDKEPSFWHDGQVTTSKGFKEAFRQFADAGWQGLQHPQDFGGQGLPKLVGTPCVEMLQGANMSYGLVALLSDGAIEALLTAGSDEQKATYLEPLVTGKWTGTMNLTEPQAGSDLAAVRTRAVPQGDGTYKIFGTKIYITWGEHDMTENIIHLVLARTPDAPPGVKGISLFIVPKFMVNADGSLGARNDAHCVSIEHKLGIKASPTAVLQFGDNGGAIGTLVGEENRGLEYMFIMMNAARFGVGIQGIGLAENAYQQAVAFAKDRVQSRDLAGSSGPVSIIHHPDVRRMLMSMRAQTEAARALAYVGAGFSDIAHHHPDADERAAHMAIYEYLVPIIKGWSTEMSESVTRDGVQVHGGMGFIEETGAAQHYRDAKILPIYEGTTAIQANDLVGRKTVRDGGKVAQHLIAQVRATATQLGELEGAGHGEPFAAIRKSLEQGAADLEAVVAFVLDNVKSDVKAVFAGSVPYLKLAGIVLGGWQMGRAAVIAQKKLAEGAGDASFFQAKIVTARFFADHILTASVGLKNAIVDGHAGVLGLSEDQF is encoded by the coding sequence ATGCCTTATACCGCCCCATTGAAGGACATGCTGTTCGTGATGAACGAACTGGCCAACCTGTCGGCCGTCAGCGCGCTGCCGGGTTGCGAGGACGCGACCCCGGAGACCGTCGAAGCGGTGCTGGAGGAGAACGCGAAATTTGTCAGCGGCGTCATCGCCCCGCTGAATCATGCCGGCGACAAGGAGCCGAGCTTCTGGCATGACGGCCAGGTCACCACCAGCAAAGGCTTCAAGGAAGCGTTCCGCCAATTCGCGGACGCCGGCTGGCAAGGCCTGCAGCACCCGCAGGACTTCGGCGGCCAGGGGCTGCCCAAGCTGGTCGGCACGCCATGCGTGGAGATGCTGCAGGGCGCGAACATGTCGTATGGCCTGGTCGCGCTGCTGTCCGACGGCGCCATCGAGGCGCTGCTGACCGCAGGCAGCGACGAGCAGAAGGCCACGTACCTGGAGCCGCTCGTCACGGGCAAGTGGACCGGCACGATGAACCTGACGGAACCGCAGGCCGGCTCCGACCTGGCCGCCGTGCGCACCCGCGCCGTGCCGCAGGGCGACGGCACGTACAAGATCTTCGGCACGAAGATCTACATCACGTGGGGCGAGCATGACATGACGGAGAACATCATCCACCTGGTGCTGGCGCGCACGCCGGATGCGCCACCGGGCGTGAAAGGCATCTCGCTGTTCATCGTGCCGAAGTTCATGGTCAATGCGGACGGCTCGCTGGGCGCGCGCAACGACGCGCACTGCGTGTCGATCGAACACAAGCTGGGCATCAAGGCCAGCCCCACGGCCGTGCTGCAGTTCGGCGACAACGGCGGCGCCATCGGCACGCTGGTGGGCGAGGAAAACCGCGGCCTGGAATACATGTTCATCATGATGAACGCCGCCCGTTTCGGCGTCGGCATCCAGGGCATCGGCCTGGCCGAAAACGCCTACCAGCAGGCTGTCGCGTTCGCCAAGGACCGCGTGCAGTCGCGCGACCTGGCCGGATCGAGCGGCCCGGTCTCGATCATCCATCATCCGGACGTGCGCCGCATGCTGATGTCGATGCGCGCCCAGACGGAAGCGGCGCGCGCGCTGGCCTACGTGGGTGCGGGCTTCTCCGACATCGCCCATCATCACCCGGATGCGGACGAGCGCGCGGCCCATATGGCCATCTACGAATACCTGGTCCCGATCATCAAGGGCTGGTCGACGGAGATGAGCGAGAGCGTCACGCGCGATGGCGTGCAGGTGCATGGCGGCATGGGCTTCATCGAGGAGACCGGCGCCGCACAGCACTACCGCGATGCCAAGATCCTGCCGATCTACGAAGGCACGACCGCGATTCAGGCCAACGACCTGGTAGGCCGCAAGACGGTGCGCGATGGCGGCAAGGTGGCGCAGCACCTGATCGCGCAGGTGCGCGCGACGGCCACGCAGCTGGGCGAGCTGGAGGGCGCGGGTCATGGCGAACCCTTTGCCGCCATCCGCAAGAGCCTGGAGCAGGGCGCCGCCGACCTGGAAGCGGTGGTCGCCTTCGTGCTGGACAACGTCAAGAGCGACGTCAAGGCCGTCTTCGCGGGCAGCGTGCCTTACCTGAAGCTGGCCGGCATCGTGCTGGGCGGCTGGCAGATGGGCCGCGCCGCCGTCATCGCGCAGAAGAAGCTGGCCGAAGGCGCCGGCGACGCGTCGTTCTTTCAGGCCAAGATCGTCACGGCCCGCTTCTTCGCGGACCACATCCTGACGGCATCGGTCGGCCTGAAGAACGCCATCGTCGACGGCCACGCCGGCGTGCTGGGACTGTCGGAAGACCAGTTCTGA
- a CDS encoding glycine zipper 2TM domain-containing protein, with product MKLCNVIIAMLLASGTTAMEAQAAPKKKACNECGKVTDVRMTERDGEGGAAGMIAGGVAGAMLGNQIGSGSGRTVATFAGAAGGAYAGKQVEGKMNKVREWHVTVRYDSGLTETVLFNTDPAMRTGDKVKLRDGTLVRG from the coding sequence ATGAAACTCTGCAATGTGATAATTGCCATGCTGCTGGCTTCAGGCACCACGGCAATGGAAGCGCAGGCCGCTCCGAAAAAGAAGGCCTGCAACGAGTGCGGCAAAGTAACCGACGTGCGCATGACGGAGCGTGACGGCGAAGGCGGGGCTGCAGGGATGATCGCCGGCGGCGTGGCCGGCGCGATGCTGGGCAACCAGATCGGCAGCGGCAGCGGCCGCACGGTGGCAACCTTCGCCGGTGCCGCTGGCGGCGCGTATGCCGGCAAGCAGGTGGAAGGCAAGATGAACAAGGTGCGCGAGTGGCACGTGACGGTGCGCTACGACAGCGGCCTGACGGAGACGGTGCTGTTCAACACCGATCCCGCCATGCGCACCGGGGACAAGGTCAAGCTGCGCGACGGCACGCTGGTGCGCGGGTAA
- a CDS encoding LysE family translocator — protein MDLSTLLLFVPACFALNLAPGPNNLLSVSNATRYGFRAACAAGAGRLIAFAGMIALAASGLAVVLHTSATLFSVIKVLGAAYLFCLAWQLWRAELAAGHDEGAVSAGLLSLMRQEFLVAAGNPKAILIFTAFLPQFVDPAGPVASQFGLLGALFLGFEGVAIALYAALGTRLRLWFRAPRSKRIFNRSCAGLLSGAGLGLLLARRA, from the coding sequence ATGGACCTGTCCACGCTGCTGCTGTTCGTTCCTGCCTGCTTCGCGCTTAACCTGGCGCCCGGGCCCAACAATCTGCTGTCGGTCAGCAATGCCACGCGTTACGGTTTTCGTGCGGCATGTGCCGCCGGGGCCGGCCGCCTGATCGCTTTTGCCGGGATGATCGCGCTGGCCGCTTCCGGCCTGGCCGTGGTGCTGCATACGTCGGCCACGCTGTTTTCCGTCATCAAGGTGCTGGGTGCCGCTTACCTGTTCTGTCTCGCCTGGCAGCTGTGGCGCGCCGAGCTGGCAGCGGGGCACGATGAGGGGGCGGTAAGCGCGGGCTTGCTGTCCCTGATGCGGCAGGAGTTCCTCGTCGCGGCCGGTAACCCGAAGGCCATCCTGATCTTCACGGCATTCCTGCCGCAGTTTGTCGACCCGGCCGGCCCGGTGGCGTCGCAGTTTGGACTGCTGGGCGCATTGTTCCTCGGGTTCGAGGGCGTGGCGATCGCGCTGTATGCCGCGCTGGGTACGCGGCTGCGCCTGTGGTTCCGCGCCCCGCGCAGCAAGCGCATTTTCAATCGCAGCTGCGCGGGGTTGTTGTCCGGTGCGGGTCTGGGGTTGTTGCTGGCGCGGCGGGCCTAA
- a CDS encoding glycine zipper 2TM domain-containing protein, translated as MNTLTKLRATLLATALTVTMAGAQADPHHKKHRVCNDCGRVTSVHVSEQNGKGGATGVIVGGLAGGLLGNQVGSGTGRSLATVAGAVGGAYAGKHIEGRMNKERVWTVKVRYDNGKSGTFNFRNDPRLHNGDRVHRANGTIVRG; from the coding sequence ATGAACACCCTGACCAAACTCCGCGCCACGCTGCTGGCCACCGCACTGACTGTCACGATGGCGGGCGCTCAGGCCGACCCGCATCACAAGAAGCACCGCGTCTGCAACGACTGCGGCCGGGTCACGAGCGTGCACGTCTCGGAACAGAACGGCAAGGGCGGCGCCACCGGCGTCATCGTCGGCGGTCTGGCCGGCGGCCTGCTGGGTAACCAGGTAGGCAGCGGCACGGGTCGCTCGCTCGCCACCGTCGCGGGCGCTGTTGGCGGTGCCTATGCCGGCAAGCATATCGAAGGCCGCATGAACAAGGAACGCGTCTGGACCGTGAAAGTACGCTATGACAACGGCAAGTCCGGCACGTTCAACTTCCGCAACGACCCGCGCCTGCACAACGGCGACCGCGTGCATCGCGCCAACGGCACCATCGTCCGCGGGTGA
- a CDS encoding NINE protein — MLRSRHKNKTLATLLAALLGGLGVHRFYLHGLQDRWGWLHAAALPACGLAMTSAPAADWYFWYLPLTLSVLAGCLEALVLGLMPDEKWDARYNAASGRTSVSRWPLALILVATLMVGAGLLIATMARLFDLLYTGGAYG; from the coding sequence ATGTTGCGAAGCAGACACAAAAACAAGACGTTGGCGACATTGCTGGCAGCCCTGCTCGGCGGCCTCGGCGTCCACCGCTTCTATCTGCATGGCCTGCAGGACCGCTGGGGCTGGTTGCACGCGGCCGCCCTGCCCGCCTGCGGCCTTGCCATGACCTCCGCGCCGGCGGCCGACTGGTATTTCTGGTACCTGCCGCTGACGCTCTCCGTCCTGGCAGGCTGCCTTGAAGCGCTGGTGCTGGGGCTGATGCCGGACGAGAAGTGGGATGCGCGTTACAACGCCGCTTCCGGCCGGACCTCCGTATCGCGCTGGCCGCTGGCGCTCATCCTCGTCGCCACGCTGATGGTCGGCGCCGGTTTGCTGATCGCCACGATGGCCCGGCTGTTCGACCTGCTTTACACGGGGGGTGCCTACGGCTGA
- the rpsP gene encoding 30S ribosomal protein S16, with product MVVIRLARGGAKKRPFYNIVATDSRNRRDGRFVERIGFYNPMASGQEEPFRVAADRLAYWQGVGAQLSPAVARLVASQKAA from the coding sequence ATGGTCGTTATTCGTTTAGCTCGTGGTGGTGCCAAGAAGCGCCCTTTCTACAACATCGTTGCAACCGATTCCCGCAACCGTCGTGACGGCCGCTTCGTCGAGCGCATCGGTTTCTACAACCCGATGGCATCGGGCCAGGAAGAGCCGTTCCGCGTTGCAGCAGACCGTCTGGCCTACTGGCAAGGCGTCGGCGCTCAGCTGTCCCCAGCTGTTGCCCGTCTGGTCGCAAGCCAAAAAGCAGCCTAA
- the rimM gene encoding ribosome maturation factor RimM (Essential for efficient processing of 16S rRNA), translating to MSGKTASGVEIPDDLVQVGFVSGAYGVVGGIRVRPFSDDADALLHVTTWWLDKPGLRDVDVKRAKLHGGDVVAQLVGQTDRDAAEALKGAAVFVPRSQFPQLDEDEFYWSDLIGLEVENLQGERLGVVHDMMSNGPQSILRVTSAPAAEEAGQERLIPFVDQFVIKVDKDAKKIVVDWGLDY from the coding sequence TTGTCCGGCAAGACAGCATCCGGGGTGGAAATCCCTGACGATCTGGTACAGGTAGGCTTTGTCTCCGGTGCCTATGGGGTGGTTGGCGGAATCCGGGTGCGCCCGTTTTCCGATGACGCCGATGCCCTGTTGCACGTGACAACCTGGTGGCTGGATAAACCGGGCCTGCGCGACGTCGACGTCAAGCGGGCCAAGTTGCATGGCGGCGATGTTGTCGCCCAGCTGGTCGGTCAGACCGACCGCGATGCGGCGGAAGCGCTCAAGGGCGCCGCGGTGTTCGTGCCGCGCAGCCAGTTCCCGCAACTGGATGAAGACGAATTTTACTGGTCCGATCTGATCGGGCTGGAAGTAGAGAATTTGCAGGGCGAACGCCTCGGCGTCGTGCACGACATGATGAGCAATGGGCCGCAGTCCATCCTGCGCGTCACGTCGGCGCCCGCGGCGGAAGAAGCAGGGCAGGAACGCCTGATTCCGTTCGTGGACCAGTTTGTCATCAAGGTGGACAAGGACGCGAAGAAGATCGTCGTGGACTGGGGCCTGGATTACTGA
- the trmD gene encoding tRNA (guanosine(37)-N1)-methyltransferase TrmD translates to MQFDVVSLFPEMFSALTQSGVTRRAFEQGRWGLSLWNPRDFTTDNHRTVDDRPYGGGPGMVMLAKPLEATINAAKHRQVVAGLPAPRVVFMSPQGRQLTHERVMALKNEPGLVILCGRYEAVDQRLLDRCVDEEISLGDFVLSGGELPAMALMDAVVRQLPGVLNTDASAVEDSFVNGLLDSPHYTRPEVYEGMAVPPVLMGGNHFEINKWRRERMLEATAKKRPDLLEAARAAGLLSKGDEKFLAGL, encoded by the coding sequence ATGCAGTTCGACGTCGTTTCCCTGTTTCCCGAGATGTTTTCCGCGCTGACGCAGTCCGGCGTGACGCGTCGTGCCTTCGAGCAGGGGCGTTGGGGTCTGTCGTTGTGGAATCCGCGCGATTTCACGACGGACAACCACCGTACCGTGGACGATCGCCCGTATGGCGGCGGCCCCGGCATGGTAATGCTGGCCAAGCCGCTCGAGGCAACGATCAATGCGGCGAAACATCGCCAGGTGGTTGCGGGCCTGCCCGCGCCGCGCGTCGTGTTCATGTCGCCGCAAGGCCGGCAGCTGACGCACGAGCGGGTAATGGCGTTGAAGAACGAACCGGGTCTCGTGATCCTGTGCGGCCGTTACGAGGCGGTGGACCAGCGCTTGCTGGACCGCTGCGTCGACGAGGAGATCAGCCTTGGCGACTTCGTGCTGTCGGGCGGTGAACTGCCCGCGATGGCGCTGATGGATGCCGTTGTCCGGCAGTTGCCCGGTGTGCTGAACACCGACGCATCGGCCGTGGAGGACAGCTTCGTCAACGGCCTGCTCGACTCGCCGCACTACACGCGGCCGGAAGTGTACGAAGGCATGGCCGTGCCGCCTGTCCTGATGGGCGGCAACCACTTTGAAATCAACAAGTGGCGCCGTGAGCGGATGCTGGAAGCAACCGCGAAAAAGCGTCCCGACCTCCTGGAGGCAGCCCGCGCGGCGGGCCTGCTGTCGAAGGGGGACGAAAAGTTTTTGGCGGGTTTGTAA
- the rplS gene encoding 50S ribosomal protein L19 yields MNLIQQLEQEEIARLGKNIPDFAPGDTVVVNVNVVEGTRKRAQAYEGVVISRRNRGLNSNFIVRKISSGEGVERTFQLYSPLIASIEVKRRGDVRRAKLYYLRERSGKSARIKEKLPNRRATANKESA; encoded by the coding sequence ATGAACCTGATTCAGCAACTCGAGCAAGAAGAAATCGCTCGCCTGGGCAAGAACATCCCTGATTTCGCGCCTGGCGATACCGTGGTCGTCAACGTCAACGTCGTCGAAGGCACGCGCAAGCGCGCCCAGGCTTACGAAGGCGTCGTGATCTCCCGTCGTAACCGTGGCCTGAACTCGAACTTCATCGTTCGCAAGATCTCGTCCGGCGAAGGCGTCGAGCGTACCTTCCAGCTGTACTCCCCGCTGATCGCTTCGATCGAAGTGAAACGTCGCGGTGACGTCCGTCGCGCCAAGCTGTACTACCTGCGCGAGCGTTCGGGCAAGTCCGCACGTATCAAGGAAAAGCTGCCGAACCGTCGCGCTACCGCGAACAAAGAATCCGCGTAA